One Eubacteriales bacterium mix99 genomic window carries:
- the dusB gene encoding tRNA dihydrouridine synthase DusB: MRIGRLSIETPLFLAPMAGVTDFAFRKLCKEQGCGMAYTEMISAKGLYYGSSRTRDLMKIDGKEHPIGVQIFGSDPLIMARMAEKISETEADLIDINMGCPAPKIVKNGEGSALMRNPSLVADIVRGISRASSKPVTVKIRKGWDEKSVNAVEIARIAEEEGAAAITVHGRTREQYYSGSADWNIIRKVKSSVSIPVIGNGDVFTAQSALEMKKQTNCDGIMAARGARGNPWLFRDIVSLWNTGTVPPPPGAEERIHTALCHLRMLVDQKGEKVAVPEMRKHIAWYLKGMKDSGRIRSQVNSLNTEAEVRALLNSYGAERRREEAEESYNG; this comes from the coding sequence CCCTGTTTTTGGCCCCTATGGCGGGGGTTACGGACTTTGCGTTCCGAAAGCTGTGCAAGGAGCAGGGGTGTGGTATGGCATATACGGAAATGATCAGTGCAAAGGGCTTATACTATGGAAGCAGCCGTACCAGGGATTTGATGAAGATCGACGGGAAAGAGCATCCCATAGGAGTGCAGATATTTGGATCCGATCCACTGATCATGGCAAGGATGGCGGAGAAAATATCAGAAACCGAAGCGGATCTGATTGATATCAATATGGGCTGCCCTGCGCCCAAGATCGTAAAAAATGGGGAAGGCAGTGCACTGATGAGAAATCCCTCCCTGGTGGCCGACATCGTACGTGGGATTTCCAGGGCATCTTCCAAACCGGTCACGGTGAAGATCCGAAAAGGCTGGGATGAAAAAAGTGTAAATGCGGTGGAAATTGCCCGGATTGCGGAGGAAGAAGGAGCAGCTGCCATAACGGTGCACGGCAGAACAAGGGAACAATACTACTCCGGTTCGGCGGATTGGAATATTATAAGGAAAGTAAAATCCAGTGTTTCGATCCCCGTCATCGGGAACGGTGATGTTTTCACTGCACAGTCTGCCCTGGAAATGAAGAAGCAGACAAACTGCGATGGAATCATGGCAGCCCGGGGTGCCCGCGGCAATCCATGGCTGTTCCGGGACATTGTTTCTCTGTGGAATACCGGAACGGTACCTCCTCCGCCCGGTGCGGAAGAAAGAATCCACACTGCCCTATGTCATCTGAGGATGCTGGTGGATCAAAAGGGAGAAAAAGTGGCTGTACCTGAGATGAGGAAACATATTGCATGGTATCTGAAGGGGATGAAGGATTCCGGCAGGATCCGGAGTCAGGTGAATTCCCTGAATACGGAGGCAGAGGTGCGGGCATTGCTGAACTCCTATGGGGCGGAACGAAGAAGGGAAGAAGCGGAGGAAAGCTACAACGGATGA
- the greA gene encoding transcription elongation factor GreA, protein MMTNKETVLTSEGVRKLEQELQKLKTVRRREVADRIKQALAFGDLSENSEYDEAKNEQAFIEGRIVTLEKLLRNAKIIDDEDISTDVVSVGATVKVLDIEFDDVIEYTIVGSAEANPGKNKISNESPVGRALIGKPIGSEVEVAVPDGVIKLKILEIKK, encoded by the coding sequence ATTATGACCAACAAGGAAACGGTTCTGACTTCGGAAGGAGTGCGAAAACTGGAGCAGGAGCTTCAGAAACTGAAAACGGTGCGTCGCAGGGAGGTTGCCGATCGAATCAAACAGGCACTGGCATTTGGTGACCTGAGCGAGAACTCCGAATATGATGAAGCAAAAAATGAACAGGCTTTTATCGAGGGACGCATCGTGACTCTTGAGAAACTGCTGAGAAATGCCAAGATTATTGATGACGAAGATATCTCCACGGATGTGGTCAGTGTAGGGGCAACCGTGAAGGTTCTCGATATTGAATTCGATGATGTCATCGAATATACCATTGTAGGTTCTGCAGAGGCCAATCCGGGCAAAAATAAAATTTCCAATGAGTCTCCGGTGGGAAGAGCGTTGATTGGGAAACCCATTGGTTCGGAGGTGGAAGTAGCCGTTCCGGACGGGGTTATTAAACTCAAGATACTGGAAATTAAAAAATAA
- the lysS gene encoding lysine--tRNA ligase yields MNQSNRDQSDRKQTGQVQTEESLNEILQVRREKLESLREAGKNPYEITKFRPTHYSEDILAHFDQLEDQKVTLAGRMMSKRIMGKASFAHILDSRGKIQMYVQINALGKEAYEDFKAYDIGDIVGVTGSVFRTRRGEITVRAQELTLLSKSLQPLPEKWHGLKDPDLRYRQRYVDMIVNPEVRHTFVTRSRILQEIRKYLDSRGYLEVETPVLHNSAGGAAARPFVTHHNALDIDMYMRIATELHLKRLVVGGFDKVYEIGRIFRNEGMDIKHNPEFTTIELYEAYADYQDMMSLTENMVSTVAEKVLGSDALTYQGEEVNLTPPWDRITMIDAVRKYAGVDMSAIQSDEGARKAAEEIGVPTEGKTTWGEVLYAIFEEKVEEQLRKPAFVMDYPIEISPLAKRKKEDPRLTYRFEIFISGRELGNAFSELNDPIDQRERFVEQARQRAAGNEEAERMDEDFVNALEVGMPPTGGLGIGIDRLVMLLTDSYSIRDVILFPTMKPLDKSEPSVKTEKPAGEKTAKAVKEVIDFSKVEIEPLFKDEVDFDTFSKSDFRAVKVKDCFAVPKSKKLLQFTLDDGTGGERTILSGIHAYYEPEELIGKTLIAIINLPPRSMMGVDSCGMLLSAIHEEEGKENLHLLMVDDHIPAGAKLY; encoded by the coding sequence GTGAACCAAAGCAATAGGGATCAGAGTGACAGGAAACAAACGGGACAAGTGCAGACAGAGGAAAGTCTCAACGAGATTCTTCAGGTGAGAAGGGAAAAGTTAGAGAGTCTGAGAGAAGCAGGAAAGAATCCTTATGAGATCACGAAATTTCGTCCGACCCATTATTCCGAGGATATATTAGCCCATTTTGATCAGCTGGAGGATCAGAAAGTTACGCTGGCAGGCCGTATGATGTCCAAAAGGATCATGGGAAAAGCAAGTTTTGCACATATTCTGGATTCCCGGGGAAAGATTCAGATGTATGTTCAGATCAATGCATTGGGCAAAGAAGCGTATGAAGACTTTAAGGCTTATGATATAGGAGATATTGTAGGGGTAACGGGAAGCGTCTTCCGGACACGCAGGGGAGAGATCACAGTTCGTGCGCAGGAACTCACCCTTCTGTCCAAATCCCTGCAGCCTCTGCCGGAAAAATGGCATGGTCTCAAGGACCCGGATCTGAGATACCGGCAAAGGTATGTGGATATGATTGTCAACCCGGAGGTGCGTCATACCTTCGTGACCCGCTCCAGAATTCTGCAGGAAATCCGGAAGTATCTGGACAGCAGGGGCTATCTGGAAGTAGAGACTCCGGTATTGCATAATTCCGCCGGAGGAGCTGCTGCGCGTCCCTTTGTGACTCATCATAATGCCCTGGACATTGATATGTACATGAGGATTGCCACGGAGCTTCATTTGAAACGGCTGGTGGTAGGCGGTTTTGACAAGGTATATGAAATAGGACGTATCTTCCGCAATGAAGGCATGGACATCAAGCATAATCCGGAGTTTACCACCATTGAACTGTATGAGGCGTATGCGGATTACCAGGATATGATGAGCCTGACGGAAAACATGGTATCCACTGTAGCAGAAAAGGTACTCGGATCGGATGCCCTGACCTATCAGGGAGAGGAAGTGAACCTGACCCCTCCATGGGACCGGATTACCATGATCGATGCGGTTCGGAAGTATGCCGGAGTGGATATGTCGGCAATCCAAAGCGATGAGGGAGCACGAAAAGCTGCGGAAGAGATTGGCGTTCCGACAGAAGGGAAAACAACCTGGGGCGAAGTACTTTATGCCATATTTGAAGAAAAGGTGGAGGAGCAGCTGCGGAAGCCTGCCTTTGTAATGGATTACCCCATTGAGATATCGCCGCTGGCAAAGAGAAAGAAAGAGGATCCCAGGCTGACCTACCGTTTTGAAATATTTATCAGCGGACGGGAGCTTGGCAACGCGTTTTCCGAATTAAATGACCCCATTGATCAGAGAGAACGGTTTGTGGAGCAGGCAAGGCAGAGAGCAGCCGGAAACGAGGAAGCGGAGAGGATGGATGAAGACTTTGTCAACGCCCTGGAGGTTGGTATGCCTCCAACCGGCGGCCTGGGAATTGGTATTGACCGCCTGGTGATGCTGCTGACCGATTCCTATTCCATCCGGGATGTGATTCTCTTCCCCACAATGAAGCCCCTGGATAAATCCGAACCTTCGGTAAAGACGGAAAAGCCGGCAGGAGAAAAGACTGCGAAAGCAGTAAAGGAAGTCATTGATTTCTCCAAGGTGGAGATTGAACCACTGTTCAAAGACGAAGTCGATTTCGATACTTTCAGCAAGTCAGACTTCCGTGCAGTGAAGGTAAAAGACTGTTTTGCAGTACCAAAAAGCAAGAAGCTGCTGCAGTTTACTTTGGATGATGGAACAGGCGGGGAACGCACCATTTTAAGCGGAATCCATGCATATTACGAGCCGGAGGAACTAATCGGAAAAACACTGATTGCGATCATAAATCTTCCGCCGAGATCAATGATGGGAGTGGATTCCTGTGGTATGCTGCTGAGTGCAATTCACGAAGAAGAAGGAAAAGAAAATCTTCATCTTCTGATGGTGGATGATCACATTCCGGCAGGGGCAAAACTGTACTAA
- a CDS encoding AarF/UbiB family protein produces the protein MDHRQVRIKRYKEIIAVFTRHGFGMLFQRADSRPFFAKKKGIFDPDAASGNAEASAGKHLRMALEELGPTFVKLGQILSIRQDILPDGVVKELKKLQDSVPPFPFPEVRALIESEFQDRLEHIYQEFDPDPIAAASVSQVHRARLFSGIQVAVKVQRPEIEDTIDLDLDIMKSMAHFIDRHTKFGKLYDFNGMVEDFESTMKAELNFMEEGENADTFLHHFRQDEGITVPKVKWIYTTKRVLTMEYSDGLKISDLEGLDRAGLDRRKIGETIATSICNQILRDGFFHADPHPGNIQVLPDGTVVFLDTGMVGYLDESRKEMISGFFVGVTTKDSGMVVRSLVDMDVTVDQKDMKNFEKDVDTIVAKYLTMPMDKIRIDDLIREVFHTVYLNHIKIPHEFTLLAKTLATLQGVLEKLAPELNAITIAEPIAKKLVYQSFSLRKVKTQVRKGIWKYQRMLHEFPAAMQNVLHRIGEQDFSVPIEIKGGDSLQKQLNRITNRISLSVIMLALSIVLAGILISFGLIAGNSGVTIPFALNVLKTGMIVSVLILLCIILFLIRSYR, from the coding sequence ATGGATCACAGGCAGGTACGCATCAAAAGATACAAGGAGATTATCGCTGTTTTTACAAGGCATGGATTTGGAATGTTGTTTCAGCGAGCAGATTCCCGTCCTTTTTTTGCGAAAAAAAAGGGAATATTCGATCCGGACGCAGCTTCCGGCAATGCCGAAGCTTCCGCCGGAAAGCACCTGAGGATGGCCTTGGAAGAGCTGGGTCCGACATTTGTCAAACTGGGTCAGATTCTGAGCATCCGGCAGGATATTCTGCCGGATGGAGTTGTGAAGGAATTGAAAAAGCTTCAGGATTCGGTACCGCCATTCCCGTTTCCGGAGGTTCGGGCTTTGATCGAAAGCGAGTTTCAAGACAGACTGGAGCATATCTATCAGGAATTCGACCCGGATCCAATCGCCGCGGCTTCTGTTTCCCAGGTCCATCGGGCAAGGCTGTTTTCCGGAATACAGGTTGCCGTGAAGGTTCAAAGACCGGAAATAGAGGATACCATCGACCTGGATCTGGACATTATGAAAAGCATGGCTCACTTTATTGATCGTCATACCAAATTTGGAAAACTTTACGATTTTAACGGCATGGTGGAAGATTTTGAAAGTACCATGAAGGCAGAGCTGAATTTCATGGAGGAAGGAGAAAACGCAGATACCTTTTTGCATCATTTCCGTCAGGATGAAGGCATTACGGTACCGAAGGTAAAGTGGATCTATACCACAAAACGGGTTCTTACCATGGAATATTCGGACGGCCTGAAAATAAGCGATCTGGAGGGATTGGACCGGGCAGGGCTGGATCGAAGGAAAATCGGGGAAACGATTGCCACGTCCATATGCAATCAGATTTTACGGGATGGCTTTTTCCATGCGGATCCCCATCCGGGCAACATACAGGTTCTGCCGGACGGGACAGTGGTTTTTCTCGATACCGGGATGGTGGGATATCTGGATGAGAGCCGCAAGGAAATGATCTCCGGATTCTTTGTCGGAGTTACCACCAAAGACAGCGGAATGGTAGTTCGCTCTCTGGTGGATATGGATGTTACAGTGGACCAAAAGGATATGAAAAACTTCGAAAAGGATGTTGACACAATCGTTGCGAAATACCTGACCATGCCCATGGATAAAATCCGGATCGATGATTTGATCCGGGAAGTCTTTCATACGGTGTATTTGAATCATATCAAAATTCCACATGAATTCACCCTGCTGGCAAAGACGTTGGCGACCCTGCAGGGGGTGCTGGAAAAGCTGGCCCCGGAGCTCAATGCCATTACCATCGCGGAACCCATCGCCAAAAAGTTGGTCTATCAATCTTTCTCATTGCGAAAGGTAAAGACGCAGGTTCGGAAAGGGATATGGAAATACCAAAGGATGCTGCATGAATTCCCGGCTGCGATGCAAAACGTTCTGCACAGAATTGGAGAGCAGGACTTTTCGGTTCCCATTGAAATAAAGGGCGGGGATTCGCTTCAGAAGCAACTGAATCGGATCACGAACCGAATCTCCCTCAGTGTGATTATGCTGGCCCTCAGTATTGTTCTGGCAGGAATTCTGATCAGTTTTGGTCTCATTGCGGGGAACAGCGGTGTAACGATCCCTTTCGCCCTGAATGTATTAAAGACAGGAATGATTGTATCCGTTCTGATTCTTTTATGCATTATCCTGTTTTTAATCCGATCCTACCGGTGA
- a CDS encoding dicarboxylate/amino acid:cation symporter, translated as MKADYPAIGALLAAIVLIGILAYLGKRKVDFGLRTIIALAFGLVLGIVFEGHTDYVQPIGTIYANIISAFVVPLLFFSVISGITNLENIGKLKTIGLKSIGLLISTTFIASTISLLVSLPMGIGKGAVITLPADYEAREIPKVSQVIIDLFPRNFFEQASANTVVPIILFALLIGVAVVMLSAKDPQGVKPFKRFVDSVSKVNNTAISYIIEFTPYAVLALVANAVSNNGPDKLLPLLPVLAVAYLLCFLQTFGVNSILIGTMAKLNPIRFFQHIWPAQVIAFTTQSSIGTIPATDKCLRKAGVSENISSLVVPLGANIGMPGCAGIWPTLLAVFAIHGLNMEYSAVQYILLVLITTLVSIGTVGVPGTATITATAVFAAAGLPIEIIVLLAPISSIVDMARTATNVSAAATTALIVAKSEKELDLKKYNDIHDETQKGSPVGSD; from the coding sequence ATGAAAGCAGATTATCCGGCAATCGGAGCGCTGCTGGCTGCCATTGTGCTCATTGGCATTTTGGCATATTTAGGAAAGAGAAAAGTGGATTTTGGCCTGCGAACCATCATCGCTCTGGCATTTGGGCTGGTACTGGGTATCGTTTTTGAAGGGCACACGGATTATGTGCAGCCGATTGGTACAATTTATGCCAACATTATCTCAGCCTTTGTCGTCCCGCTTTTGTTTTTTAGTGTCATTTCCGGCATCACCAATTTAGAAAATATAGGAAAGCTTAAAACAATTGGACTGAAAAGTATAGGATTGCTTATTTCAACCACGTTTATCGCTTCCACAATCTCATTGCTTGTTTCCCTGCCGATGGGTATCGGAAAAGGTGCGGTGATCACCCTTCCGGCGGATTATGAAGCGAGGGAAATCCCGAAAGTATCACAGGTCATTATTGATTTGTTCCCAAGGAATTTTTTTGAACAGGCTTCGGCGAATACAGTCGTACCCATTATTCTGTTTGCCCTGTTGATTGGCGTAGCTGTCGTGATGCTGTCCGCAAAGGATCCCCAGGGAGTAAAGCCCTTCAAGCGCTTCGTGGACTCTGTTTCAAAGGTAAACAATACTGCCATCTCATACATCATTGAATTTACGCCCTATGCCGTACTGGCTTTGGTTGCAAATGCGGTATCCAATAACGGACCGGACAAGTTATTGCCTCTCCTGCCAGTGCTGGCTGTGGCTTATTTATTATGCTTCCTTCAAACCTTTGGGGTCAACAGCATATTGATTGGAACGATGGCTAAATTAAATCCCATCCGGTTCTTTCAGCATATCTGGCCGGCACAGGTAATCGCCTTCACTACCCAGAGCAGTATCGGAACGATTCCTGCAACGGATAAATGCCTGAGAAAGGCAGGAGTTTCTGAAAATATTTCTTCCCTTGTTGTGCCATTGGGTGCAAATATCGGTATGCCCGGTTGTGCAGGTATTTGGCCGACTTTGCTGGCGGTATTTGCAATCCATGGGTTGAATATGGAATATTCTGCCGTGCAGTATATCCTCCTCGTTCTGATCACCACCCTGGTCAGCATAGGAACCGTAGGGGTCCCGGGAACAGCCACCATTACCGCAACTGCCGTGTTTGCAGCAGCAGGACTTCCGATTGAGATTATAGTGCTGTTGGCACCGATCAGCTCCATTGTAGACATGGCCCGCACCGCCACCAATGTAAGCGCAGCCGCAACAACCGCCTTAATTGTTGCCAAAAGTGAAAAGGAACTGGATTTGAAAAAATACAATGATATTCATGATGAAACGCAAAAGGGATCACCGGTAGGATCGGATTAA
- a CDS encoding ABC transporter ATP-binding protein — MLEVKELKVNYGGIEAVRGISFSIPEGKIVTLIGANGAGKSTTLRTISGLIRPISGSISFLGEDITEKGPADIVAKGITLVPEGRKIFPDLTVLENLKIGAYLRKDNPKEDLKWIFELFPHLKERTWQPGGTLSGGEQQMLAVARALMSRPRLIMMDEPSLGLAPIVVRDIFRILQEIHRQGVTILLIEQNANMALKAADIGYVMETGRITLGGSGAELLANEGVRKAYLGT, encoded by the coding sequence ATGCTTGAAGTAAAGGAACTGAAAGTCAATTACGGCGGAATTGAAGCTGTCAGGGGAATCTCCTTCTCCATACCGGAAGGAAAGATTGTTACTCTCATCGGTGCCAACGGCGCAGGCAAAAGCACTACACTTCGCACCATTTCCGGGCTGATCCGCCCAATCAGCGGCAGTATCTCCTTTCTTGGAGAGGACATTACTGAAAAGGGCCCCGCCGATATTGTGGCAAAGGGTATTACCCTGGTTCCGGAAGGCAGAAAAATATTCCCTGATCTGACCGTCCTGGAAAACCTGAAAATCGGCGCATATCTCCGAAAGGACAATCCGAAGGAAGATCTCAAATGGATATTTGAACTGTTTCCCCACCTGAAGGAGAGAACCTGGCAACCGGGCGGAACCCTGTCTGGCGGGGAGCAGCAGATGCTTGCGGTAGCCCGGGCACTGATGAGCCGCCCCAGGCTCATCATGATGGACGAGCCTTCCCTGGGACTGGCTCCCATTGTCGTCAGGGACATTTTCCGTATTCTTCAGGAAATTCACAGGCAAGGGGTAACGATCCTGCTGATTGAGCAAAATGCAAACATGGCACTGAAAGCGGCGGACATCGGTTATGTAATGGAGACCGGACGGATCACTCTCGGCGGGTCCGGTGCAGAACTGCTGGCAAACGAAGGAGTCCGGAAAGCATATCTGGGGACGTGA
- a CDS encoding ABC transporter ATP-binding protein — translation MTDHILQMENLTMQFGGVIALDNLSLEINRGEIIALIGPNGAGKTTAFNCITGVYEPTNGCIRYEEQIIASNHPQGKMKKLYIGKNKDSYTRVIRHTPDKIAQMGIARTFQNIRLFKDLTVFENVLIAKHMHMKQNVFTATFRMNRREEKRIRKECLDLLEEQDLLPFCGEPASSLPYGLQRRLEIARALASEPKLLLLDEPAAGMDPQETRSLADFIVHVRNKYRLTIFLIEHHMDLVMRISDRIYVLDFGKQIAQGSPTEIQNNRCVVEAYLGVAEDA, via the coding sequence ATGACGGATCATATTCTTCAGATGGAAAACCTGACCATGCAGTTTGGCGGTGTAATTGCCCTGGATAACCTTTCCCTGGAGATAAACCGGGGAGAAATTATAGCCCTCATCGGCCCCAACGGGGCGGGGAAAACCACGGCATTCAACTGCATCACCGGTGTTTATGAACCCACAAACGGATGCATCCGATACGAAGAACAGATCATCGCCTCCAATCATCCCCAGGGGAAAATGAAAAAGCTCTATATCGGAAAAAACAAGGATTCCTATACAAGGGTGATCCGACATACTCCGGATAAAATAGCCCAAATGGGCATTGCCCGTACGTTCCAGAATATCAGACTGTTCAAGGATCTTACCGTATTTGAGAACGTTCTGATCGCCAAACATATGCACATGAAACAGAACGTTTTCACGGCAACCTTTCGCATGAATCGTCGGGAAGAAAAGCGTATCCGGAAGGAATGCCTGGATTTGCTGGAAGAACAGGATCTGCTTCCCTTCTGCGGCGAACCGGCAAGCAGCCTGCCCTATGGACTGCAGCGCCGGCTTGAAATTGCCCGGGCACTGGCATCCGAGCCAAAGCTCCTGCTGCTGGACGAACCGGCGGCAGGCATGGATCCCCAGGAGACCCGCAGCCTGGCGGATTTCATTGTCCATGTCCGGAATAAATACCGTCTTACCATTTTTCTGATCGAACATCATATGGATCTGGTCATGCGAATTTCCGACCGTATCTATGTGCTGGACTTTGGAAAGCAGATTGCCCAGGGTTCGCCGACTGAGATTCAAAACAACCGGTGCGTGGTGGAAGCATATCTGGGGGTGGCTGAAGATGCTTGA